The Gemmatimonadota bacterium genome has a segment encoding these proteins:
- a CDS encoding dipeptidase: protein MTKRGVRGWQWSAVAIGLAACGGNPRPATSAAAAPAAEEAQMAKARAIHQRVMTLDTHVDIAPGNFKKDTLNYSQKLPRTQVDLVKMEEGGLDAAFLIVYVGQSPQLDSAGFARANAQAMEKFKAIHRLTEEIAPTKAGLALTAEDARRIYASGRKVIFIGIENGFSMGTDITNVQRFYDLGGRYMSLAHNGHSQLSDSNTGERDNVWMWHGLSPLGKQVIPEMNRVGMMIDISHPSKESMMQTLQITRAPIIASHSGVRAICNVSRNLDDEQLKALAKNGGVAQLVAFTGYVKCDPARDALRADAIADLRKEFGITATGFQQISAAITALPEEKRNAYLSRQEDINNRRYPQETPASVKEFVDHIDYAVKLIGIDHIGIASDFDGGGGVNGWRSASETFNVTLELVRRGYSEEQIGKIWSGNLLRVLGEVEQVAKRMQREKRPG from the coding sequence ATGACGAAGCGCGGAGTGCGGGGCTGGCAGTGGAGTGCGGTAGCGATCGGGCTGGCGGCGTGCGGCGGCAATCCTCGACCGGCGACGTCGGCCGCGGCGGCGCCGGCCGCCGAGGAGGCGCAGATGGCAAAGGCCCGGGCGATTCATCAGCGGGTGATGACGCTCGACACCCACGTGGACATCGCCCCGGGCAACTTCAAGAAGGACACGCTGAACTACTCGCAGAAGCTGCCGCGCACGCAGGTGGACCTGGTCAAGATGGAGGAGGGAGGACTCGATGCTGCCTTCCTGATCGTGTATGTGGGCCAATCGCCGCAACTCGACAGCGCCGGCTTTGCGCGGGCCAATGCCCAGGCGATGGAAAAGTTCAAGGCGATTCACCGCCTGACCGAGGAGATCGCCCCCACCAAGGCGGGACTGGCGCTCACTGCCGAGGATGCGCGGCGCATCTATGCCAGCGGACGAAAGGTGATCTTCATCGGCATCGAGAACGGCTTTTCGATGGGAACCGATATCACCAACGTCCAGCGCTTCTACGACCTTGGTGGCCGGTACATGTCGCTCGCCCACAATGGCCACAGCCAGCTGAGTGATTCCAACACCGGCGAACGCGATAACGTCTGGATGTGGCACGGCCTCTCGCCACTCGGGAAGCAGGTCATTCCCGAGATGAACCGGGTCGGGATGATGATCGACATCTCCCATCCGTCGAAGGAATCGATGATGCAGACGCTGCAGATCACGAGGGCGCCGATCATCGCGTCGCACTCCGGCGTCCGCGCCATCTGCAACGTCTCCCGCAATCTCGACGACGAGCAACTCAAGGCCCTGGCGAAGAACGGCGGCGTCGCGCAGCTGGTGGCGTTCACCGGCTATGTGAAGTGCGATCCCGCACGTGATGCCCTGCGCGCGGACGCCATCGCAGATCTTCGCAAGGAATTCGGGATCACGGCCACCGGCTTCCAGCAGATCAGTGCTGCGATCACCGCGTTGCCCGAGGAAAAGCGGAACGCCTACCTGTCACGGCAGGAGGACATCAACAACCGACGCTATCCGCAGGAGACGCCTGCCAGCGTCAAGGAGTTTGTGGATCACATCGACTACGCCGTGAAGCTGATCGGCATCGACCACATCGGGATCGCCTCCGACTTCGACGGCGGCGGCGGCGTGAACGGCTGGCGTTCGGCGTCGGAGACCTTCAACGTGACGCTCGAATTGGTGCGGCGCGGTTATTCCGAGGAACAGATCGGCAAAATCTGGAGCGGCAACCTGCTCCGGGTGTTGGGCGAGGTGGAGCAGGTGGCGAAGCGGATGCAGCGGGAGAAGCGCCCAGGCTGA
- a CDS encoding YncE family protein, producing the protein MVRTNLPRKPWNTTLRIVTLLTHSFVSASAQQPAASPPTANYWVYVGAESADLIHRLRFGPGGFVVEKTTAVGEIVTEMEGPHGLQISRDGKFLHMTTGHGAPDGKYWRFALGPDTLVGPGIPLGLFPASLDLSPDGLYAFVANFNLHGEMVPSSISVIYTPTNTEVARTTTCTMPHGSRVTPDGLAQYSGCMMDDQLVEIDTRTFAVSRRFSLAKGKEGPLSAAMAGHDMAAMQHTTTAPATMPPASCSPTWAQPSADGSHIFVACNKADVIVEVDRSSWTISRRITTGRGPYNLAVSPDGKLLVATLKQGGAFQVFDLATGNSVLQAKSSTTVTNGVAISPDSRYAFVSSEGVGAAPGKVDVYDLRALVRVATVDVGQQAGGIAFWKMAPAQ; encoded by the coding sequence ATGGTCCGCACGAACCTTCCTCGCAAGCCGTGGAACACCACCCTTCGCATTGTCACCCTGCTGACGCATTCCTTCGTCAGCGCGAGTGCGCAGCAGCCCGCCGCGTCGCCGCCCACGGCGAACTACTGGGTCTACGTGGGGGCTGAATCGGCCGATCTCATCCACCGCCTCCGCTTCGGGCCCGGCGGTTTCGTGGTCGAGAAGACGACGGCGGTCGGCGAGATCGTGACCGAGATGGAAGGACCCCACGGCCTGCAGATTTCCCGTGACGGCAAATTCCTCCATATGACGACGGGGCACGGGGCGCCCGATGGAAAATACTGGCGCTTCGCGCTGGGCCCCGACACCCTCGTGGGTCCCGGAATCCCACTGGGGTTGTTTCCCGCCTCCCTTGATCTCTCGCCCGACGGACTCTACGCGTTCGTCGCCAACTTCAACCTGCACGGCGAGATGGTGCCCTCCTCGATCTCGGTGATCTACACCCCGACCAATACCGAGGTCGCCCGCACCACGACCTGCACCATGCCGCACGGCAGCCGGGTCACGCCGGATGGACTGGCGCAATACTCCGGCTGCATGATGGACGATCAATTGGTCGAGATCGATACCCGCACCTTCGCGGTGAGTCGTCGCTTCAGTCTGGCCAAGGGGAAGGAAGGGCCACTCTCCGCCGCGATGGCGGGTCACGACATGGCGGCAATGCAGCACACGACCACGGCGCCGGCGACGATGCCGCCCGCGAGCTGCTCGCCGACCTGGGCTCAGCCCTCCGCCGACGGTTCGCACATCTTCGTCGCGTGCAACAAGGCCGACGTAATAGTGGAAGTCGATCGCAGCTCGTGGACGATCAGCCGGCGGATCACTACCGGACGCGGGCCGTACAATCTCGCCGTCTCGCCGGATGGCAAGCTGCTGGTCGCCACGCTCAAGCAGGGCGGGGCCTTTCAGGTGTTCGACCTCGCCACGGGCAACTCGGTGCTGCAGGCGAAGAGTTCAACGACGGTGACCAATGGTGTCGCCATTTCCCCGGATTCCCGTTACGCCTTTGTCAGCAGCGAAGGCGTGGGCGCGGCACCGGGGAAGGTCGATGTCTACGACTTGCGTGCCCTGGTGCGGGTCGCCACGGTCGATGTGGGACAGCAGGCCGGCGGCATTGCGTTCTGGAAAATGGCGCCAGCACAGTAG
- a CDS encoding pitrilysin family protein yields the protein MRRVVSAILSFGFPFALAAQRPAPAASRAATAPVKGATVEGITEYTLSNGLKVLLFPDASKPTATVNLTVLVGSRHEGYGETGMAHLLEHMVFKGTPKHKNIPQELSERGASPNGSTWFDRTNYFETFPASDANLTWALDLEADRLVNSYVAKKDLESEMTVVRNEFESGENDPGSVLQERVLSTAFLWHNYGKSTIGSKADLEHVPIERLQAFYRKYYQPDNAVLVVAGKFEPATALRLVQQTFGRLPRPKRDGEYKIWPTYTLDPTQDGERTVTLRRVGDVQSVVVAWHVPAGSHPDFAAVDVLADVLGAESTGRLYRAVVETKKAANVFAFNFQLREPGVLIAQAEVKKEDDVAAARDAILAAVDSLVQKAPATSEEVERGKATLLRGIELQLTNSASVGLSLSEWASMGDWRMLYVNRDAIRKVTAEDVSRVARAYLKPSNRTVGVFIPDAKPDRSEMPATPDVLALVKNYKGDSTLAAGEAFDASPANIDARTKTSRLPGGLQLAFLPKKTRGTTVSATITLRFGSEQSLMNKGAAPDLAGQMLMRGTEKRSRQEITDELNRSKSQVFVSGGATSASASITAKRENFADALKLAIEMLRTPRFDAKEWELLKTENITGLESQRSEPQMQAIMTLQRHLSPFPKGHPNYNGTLDEQLADLKAATLDEAKAFYRGFYGASTGEIAVVGDFDPDSVKALLAAGLDGWKSPARYARIATPTRTSAPLDLKLDTPDKANAMFVAGKTIPMRDDSPDYAAMVLADYMLGGGFLNSRLATRIRQKDGLSYGVGSFFNASATDTVGNWMSYAIYAPENREKLEKAFKEEMERAAKDGFTAEEIAKAKEGWTQNAKLRRASDGALAGTLASNLFLGRHFAKTAELEAKVNALTAAQLQAAVAKYLDPNSLAIVKAGDFNKKPPTEAPKP from the coding sequence ATGCGGCGTGTCGTGTCGGCGATCCTGAGTTTCGGCTTCCCCTTCGCGCTTGCGGCACAGCGTCCGGCTCCAGCTGCCTCGAGGGCCGCAACGGCGCCAGTGAAAGGCGCCACCGTGGAGGGCATCACCGAATACACGTTGAGCAACGGGCTCAAGGTGCTGCTCTTTCCGGATGCTTCGAAGCCCACCGCCACCGTCAACCTGACGGTGCTGGTCGGGTCGCGGCACGAAGGATACGGCGAGACCGGGATGGCTCACCTCCTCGAGCATATGGTCTTCAAGGGCACCCCGAAGCACAAGAACATTCCGCAGGAACTTTCGGAGCGCGGCGCGTCACCGAACGGCAGCACCTGGTTTGATCGGACCAACTATTTCGAGACCTTCCCCGCATCCGATGCCAACCTCACGTGGGCCCTCGACCTCGAGGCCGACCGGCTCGTCAATTCGTACGTGGCGAAAAAGGATCTCGAGAGTGAAATGACGGTCGTCCGCAACGAATTCGAATCGGGCGAGAACGATCCGGGGAGCGTGCTGCAGGAACGGGTGCTTTCGACCGCCTTCCTCTGGCACAACTATGGCAAGAGCACCATTGGCTCGAAGGCCGACCTCGAGCACGTTCCGATCGAGCGACTCCAGGCGTTCTACCGCAAGTACTACCAGCCCGACAATGCCGTGTTGGTGGTTGCCGGCAAATTCGAGCCGGCCACCGCACTGCGGCTGGTGCAGCAGACCTTTGGCCGGCTGCCGCGACCTAAGCGTGACGGCGAATACAAGATCTGGCCGACCTATACGCTCGACCCGACACAGGATGGTGAGCGGACGGTCACGCTCCGACGCGTGGGCGATGTGCAGTCGGTGGTGGTGGCCTGGCACGTGCCCGCTGGGTCGCACCCCGATTTCGCCGCCGTCGATGTCCTCGCCGACGTCCTCGGTGCGGAGTCCACGGGTCGACTCTATCGCGCGGTTGTTGAGACGAAGAAGGCCGCCAACGTTTTCGCCTTCAACTTCCAGCTGCGGGAACCCGGTGTCCTGATTGCGCAGGCCGAAGTCAAGAAGGAGGATGACGTGGCGGCGGCGCGCGATGCCATCCTCGCGGCCGTCGACTCCCTGGTGCAAAAGGCGCCTGCAACCAGTGAGGAGGTCGAACGCGGCAAGGCCACGCTCCTGCGCGGCATCGAACTGCAACTCACCAACTCCGCATCGGTCGGGCTCTCGCTCTCCGAATGGGCGTCGATGGGCGACTGGCGGATGTTGTACGTGAATCGCGATGCGATCCGGAAGGTCACGGCCGAAGATGTGAGTCGGGTCGCGCGGGCCTACCTCAAGCCGTCGAACCGGACTGTTGGGGTGTTCATTCCCGACGCCAAGCCGGATCGCTCGGAGATGCCGGCCACGCCGGATGTGCTGGCGCTGGTGAAGAACTACAAGGGCGACAGCACGCTGGCGGCCGGAGAGGCGTTCGATGCCTCGCCCGCCAACATTGATGCGCGCACGAAGACGTCCCGGCTCCCCGGCGGCCTCCAGCTGGCGTTTCTGCCGAAGAAGACGCGCGGCACCACCGTGTCAGCGACGATCACGCTTCGGTTCGGCAGCGAACAGAGCCTGATGAACAAGGGGGCCGCCCCGGACCTCGCCGGTCAGATGCTGATGCGCGGCACCGAGAAGCGGAGCCGCCAGGAAATCACCGACGAGCTCAACCGGAGCAAGTCCCAGGTGTTCGTCAGCGGTGGCGCCACGTCCGCCTCGGCGTCGATCACGGCGAAGCGGGAAAACTTCGCTGACGCCTTGAAGCTGGCCATCGAGATGTTGCGCACGCCGCGGTTTGATGCCAAGGAATGGGAGCTGCTCAAGACTGAAAACATCACCGGCCTTGAGTCACAGCGTTCGGAGCCGCAGATGCAGGCGATCATGACCTTGCAGCGGCATCTCTCGCCCTTCCCGAAGGGACACCCGAACTACAACGGCACCCTTGACGAACAACTCGCCGACCTGAAGGCTGCGACACTCGACGAGGCGAAGGCCTTCTATCGCGGCTTCTATGGCGCGTCGACGGGGGAAATCGCCGTGGTGGGCGATTTCGATCCCGATTCAGTGAAGGCGCTGCTGGCCGCTGGTCTCGACGGCTGGAAGAGTCCGGCCCGCTACGCGCGGATCGCAACTCCGACGCGTACCTCCGCGCCGCTCGATCTGAAGCTCGATACTCCCGACAAGGCGAACGCGATGTTCGTGGCGGGGAAGACGATCCCGATGCGCGACGACTCGCCCGACTACGCCGCCATGGTGCTGGCCGACTACATGCTTGGCGGCGGGTTCCTCAATTCGCGACTGGCGACCCGGATCCGCCAGAAGGACGGGCTCTCCTACGGTGTGGGGTCGTTCTTCAACGCCTCGGCCACCGACACGGTTGGCAACTGGATGAGTTACGCCATCTACGCGCCGGAGAATCGCGAGAAGCTGGAGAAGGCATTCAAGGAAGAGATGGAGCGCGCCGCGAAGGATGGGTTCACTGCCGAAGAGATTGCCAAGGCGAAGGAAGGATGGACACAGAATGCCAAGCTTCGGCGCGCCAGCGATGGTGCCCTCGCCGGCACCCTCGCCAGCAACCTCTTCCTGGGCCGGCACTTCGCGAAGACGGCGGAGCTCGAGGCGAAGGTCAATGCGCTCACCGCCGCCCAATTGCAGGCGGCGGTGGCGAAATACCTTGATCCCAATTCACTCGCCATCGTCAAGGCGGGCGACTTCAACAAGAAGCCGCCCACGGAGGCGCCGAAGCCCTAG
- the hemG gene encoding protoporphyrinogen oxidase, with product MNNPRVVVVGGGVAGLLAALQLRDRGIDVVLLEASPRVGGVIATVHRDGWIAESGPNTLAEPEPAVRTLLDQAGLGSRTLRADPRNARRFLVHQGALVPVPKSAGELISWPVLSTAGRMRLLKEPFVKAALPNAEESVDAFVRRRLGDEMAERVFDPLIGGASAGDPAQVLMRYAFPRLVEWEQAGGSLLRGSMRAGMEARRKAGRSRGGASGVWSCPEGLEELPAHLAARLGSVIRTGVTVSSIEAHGAEFDVATADGQRERVQGVVMAVPAGAFRALRVGIPGGEILSAIAAAPHASLATVSLGFRRADVSHPLDGYGMLAPFAERRNILGTLFVSSLFAGRAPDDHVLLTSFVGGARRAELVERPAAELVDLVHAELRELVGAAAPPVFESVAYWPASQPQAVAGHGARLAAVAALEAETPGLVFAGGWHDGLALGEAMRGGRAAAERLADRMQWQKAEPISP from the coding sequence GTGAACAATCCCCGGGTGGTCGTCGTGGGTGGCGGCGTCGCGGGTCTGCTCGCGGCGCTCCAGCTCCGCGACCGGGGCATCGACGTCGTCCTGCTCGAAGCGTCGCCGCGCGTGGGCGGCGTCATTGCCACCGTCCATCGCGACGGCTGGATCGCCGAGTCGGGACCCAACACTCTCGCGGAACCCGAGCCAGCAGTGCGCACGCTGCTCGACCAGGCCGGACTCGGATCGCGCACACTTCGCGCTGATCCGCGCAACGCCCGTCGCTTCCTGGTCCATCAGGGTGCGCTGGTCCCGGTGCCGAAGTCTGCGGGCGAACTGATTTCGTGGCCAGTCCTTTCGACCGCCGGCCGTATGCGACTACTCAAGGAACCATTCGTCAAGGCAGCGCTTCCAAATGCGGAGGAATCGGTCGACGCCTTCGTGCGCCGACGCCTGGGCGACGAAATGGCCGAGCGCGTCTTCGACCCGCTGATCGGTGGTGCCAGCGCGGGAGATCCGGCGCAGGTCTTGATGCGCTACGCCTTCCCGCGCCTGGTGGAATGGGAACAGGCGGGCGGTTCGCTGCTGCGTGGCTCGATGCGGGCCGGGATGGAGGCGCGACGCAAGGCCGGAAGGTCGCGTGGCGGGGCCAGCGGTGTCTGGTCGTGCCCTGAAGGGCTCGAGGAACTGCCAGCGCATCTCGCCGCACGACTCGGCAGCGTCATCCGGACCGGTGTAACGGTCTCCTCGATCGAAGCCCACGGCGCAGAATTCGACGTCGCGACAGCCGATGGACAACGTGAGCGAGTCCAGGGCGTCGTGATGGCGGTTCCTGCAGGGGCCTTCCGGGCGCTTCGTGTCGGAATCCCCGGCGGAGAAATCCTCTCGGCGATCGCCGCCGCACCGCACGCTTCGCTTGCCACCGTCTCGCTGGGTTTTCGACGCGCCGACGTGTCGCATCCGCTCGATGGCTATGGCATGCTGGCGCCGTTTGCCGAACGGCGGAATATTCTGGGAACCCTTTTTGTGTCGTCACTCTTCGCCGGCCGGGCGCCGGACGATCACGTCCTGTTGACCAGCTTCGTGGGTGGCGCGCGTCGCGCAGAGCTGGTCGAGCGTCCTGCAGCGGAACTCGTCGACCTCGTGCACGCTGAACTCCGGGAGCTCGTCGGCGCTGCGGCGCCGCCGGTGTTCGAGTCGGTGGCCTACTGGCCAGCAAGCCAGCCGCAGGCGGTCGCCGGCCACGGTGCCAGGCTCGCGGCGGTCGCTGCGCTCGAGGCGGAGACGCCCGGGCTGGTCTTCGCGGGTGGATGGCATGACGGACTGGCCTTGGGTGAGGCAATGCGCGGTGGGCGAGCAGCGGCGGAACGGCTCGCGGATCGAATGCAGTGGCAGAAAGCGGAACCAATTTCTCCCTGA
- a CDS encoding metallophosphoesterase yields the protein MNLFQYALSCLLAFGGPVLANPAAPPRFFMVASDPQFGMFARDSNFVQETANFEMVIATANRLRPEFVVITGDLINKPGDPAQVAEFWRIARKLDKRIPLYNVAGNHDVGNTPTPATIRRYISRFGPDHYTFRSGDVTGIVLNSVVIDSSANTPAQFAEQERWLEGELAKARDAKVRHLLIFQHHPWFLTAPNEPDQYFNIPLAHRGRYLALFHRYGVEALFSGHYHQNAVARDGEIEMVTTGPVGMPFGGIQSGIRLVTITDSSLTHQYFGLGELPHEMPPRPR from the coding sequence ATGAACCTCTTTCAGTATGCCCTCAGTTGCCTGCTTGCCTTCGGCGGGCCAGTGCTCGCGAATCCGGCGGCGCCGCCACGATTCTTCATGGTGGCGAGTGACCCCCAGTTCGGCATGTTCGCGCGGGATTCGAACTTCGTGCAGGAAACGGCGAATTTCGAAATGGTGATCGCCACGGCCAACCGGCTCAGGCCGGAATTCGTGGTGATAACCGGCGATCTCATCAACAAGCCGGGTGACCCGGCGCAGGTGGCCGAGTTCTGGCGCATCGCGCGCAAGCTCGACAAGCGAATTCCGCTCTACAATGTCGCCGGCAACCACGATGTCGGAAACACGCCGACGCCGGCAACCATCCGTCGGTACATCAGCCGCTTCGGCCCTGATCACTACACCTTTCGTTCGGGCGACGTGACCGGCATCGTCCTCAATTCGGTCGTGATTGATTCTTCCGCGAACACCCCCGCCCAGTTCGCGGAGCAGGAGCGCTGGCTGGAAGGCGAACTCGCCAAGGCACGAGACGCGAAGGTTCGCCACCTGCTGATCTTCCAGCACCATCCCTGGTTCCTCACTGCGCCCAACGAGCCGGACCAGTATTTCAACATCCCGCTGGCGCACCGTGGGCGTTACCTCGCACTCTTTCACCGCTACGGTGTCGAGGCGCTCTTCTCGGGACATTACCACCAGAACGCCGTTGCGCGTGACGGAGAGATCGAAATGGTGACGACCGGTCCGGTCGGGATGCCCTTTGGCGGCATCCAGAGCGGCATCCGACTCGTCACCATCACCGATTCCAGCCTCACCCACCAGTACTTCGGGCTCGGCGAATTGCCCCACGAGATGCCACCGCGGCCGCGCTGA
- a CDS encoding porin family protein has translation MRNLFRALLVIGAMAPLHTAAAQTTFGIKGGLSFATLSNKHPDWDNRTGFAAGVALDMRAGPIGIQPEVLYVQKGVKTDGSPDSDAPKLDYIEVPVLLKVTIPIPAIQPFVYAGPSIGFRLTCKAGEVDCDKDAVKSTDFGAALGGGIRFGGDKGITLEARYMWGLKDVNKLTSGVESRTRTFLVMAGVSL, from the coding sequence ATGCGAAATCTCTTTCGCGCACTACTCGTAATTGGCGCGATGGCGCCGCTTCACACCGCCGCGGCGCAGACCACCTTCGGGATCAAGGGCGGTCTCTCGTTTGCGACGCTCTCGAACAAACACCCCGACTGGGATAACCGCACCGGCTTCGCGGCCGGCGTCGCACTTGATATGCGTGCCGGGCCGATCGGCATCCAGCCGGAAGTGCTCTACGTGCAGAAGGGCGTCAAGACCGACGGCTCGCCCGATTCGGATGCCCCGAAGCTCGACTATATCGAGGTGCCCGTCCTGCTAAAGGTCACAATCCCTATTCCGGCGATCCAGCCGTTCGTCTACGCGGGCCCTTCCATCGGCTTCCGGCTTACCTGCAAGGCGGGTGAGGTCGATTGCGACAAGGACGCCGTCAAGAGCACCGATTTCGGAGCGGCCCTCGGTGGCGGCATCCGATTTGGCGGCGACAAGGGGATCACCCTCGAGGCGCGCTACATGTGGGGACTCAAGGACGTCAACAAGCTCACCTCAGGGGTGGAATCGAGGACGCGCACCTTCCTGGTCATGGCAGGCGTTTCGCTCTGA
- a CDS encoding Ig-like domain-containing protein, producing MTCLVGSVAAQQPAPPPAIQVDHLVAEPASLTIKAGQVTPLKVTAFDAKGAVIPNPSLRISGPRNALRIGNGEVTGTLAGSYEIIAMVVATGTTPVAIRIPVKVTWPAIEKVALTADAGRLYTGVALSHHAAALHADGSARPASTVNWSWKSSAPAIASVDRFGTVTGLKPGVVTITAEAEGARGSQRYAVAANPVTTLAIQIQDTSFRTGDVVHLKASARGANGAAIADAPVTWSYTYVPDDSIAAPGATGVIDRGLFTAEVPGRYTLLATTGSVTARRAFEVKPRDVRRKITATGRGNITNVHTSDLWPWTGKDGRDYAIVGTWGGDGYAMIMDISDLNNIRKVDSVHVDARTINDVTVSPDGRYGVIAREGASNRVNGVVILDLATPAHPKIVSTFDQELTGGVHNMFATNDYLFAISGGDKYVIIDVRDITKPKYVSEYNHPDSRIHDLWVYNGIAYSAEWGTGIVAVDVGNGKYGGTIEHPKLINTYPTTSGGTHEVYPYFQQKTGKLYLFLGDEIMSRQGKVWEGTNYDLMKKGGVPQTSGGYTHIIDFTDPMHPVNIAQYHQEEFGTHDIIVEDDVLYQAYYDGGIRVVDVSGELVGNLATQGREIAVFKSFDPDGYTANAPFVMNAMPWKGHILFTDFNSGLWSVKLEPKKGLVP from the coding sequence ATGACCTGTCTCGTCGGGTCTGTCGCAGCCCAGCAGCCGGCACCTCCGCCGGCGATCCAGGTCGATCATCTGGTGGCGGAGCCGGCCTCGCTGACCATCAAGGCGGGCCAGGTCACGCCGCTGAAGGTGACCGCCTTTGATGCCAAGGGTGCGGTGATCCCGAATCCGTCGCTGCGCATCAGCGGACCTCGCAACGCCCTCCGCATCGGCAATGGCGAAGTGACCGGGACATTGGCCGGCTCCTACGAAATCATTGCGATGGTTGTGGCCACGGGGACCACGCCCGTGGCGATTCGCATTCCAGTCAAGGTGACCTGGCCAGCGATCGAAAAGGTCGCACTCACCGCAGACGCCGGGCGCCTTTACACCGGCGTGGCGTTGAGTCATCATGCGGCCGCCCTCCACGCCGACGGTAGCGCGCGCCCCGCCAGCACCGTGAACTGGAGCTGGAAGAGCAGTGCGCCCGCGATCGCGTCCGTCGACCGTTTCGGCACCGTCACCGGCCTCAAGCCCGGGGTCGTGACCATTACCGCCGAGGCAGAGGGAGCCCGCGGAAGCCAGCGATACGCGGTCGCGGCGAATCCGGTGACGACACTCGCGATCCAGATCCAGGACACCTCGTTCCGGACCGGTGATGTCGTCCACCTGAAGGCGAGTGCGCGCGGCGCCAACGGTGCCGCGATTGCCGACGCACCGGTCACCTGGAGCTACACCTACGTGCCCGACGACTCGATCGCCGCGCCGGGTGCCACCGGTGTCATTGATCGCGGACTCTTCACCGCGGAGGTGCCGGGTCGCTACACCCTGCTCGCGACGACCGGCTCGGTCACGGCACGGCGGGCGTTTGAAGTGAAGCCGCGCGATGTCCGCCGGAAGATCACGGCGACCGGCCGTGGCAACATCACCAACGTCCACACCTCCGACCTGTGGCCCTGGACCGGCAAGGATGGTCGCGACTACGCCATCGTCGGCACCTGGGGTGGCGATGGCTACGCGATGATCATGGATATCAGCGATCTCAACAACATCCGGAAGGTCGACTCAGTCCACGTCGATGCCCGTACCATCAATGACGTGACGGTGTCACCCGATGGCCGCTACGGTGTGATCGCCCGGGAGGGCGCGTCGAACCGGGTCAACGGCGTTGTCATCCTCGATCTCGCCACCCCGGCGCATCCGAAGATCGTCTCGACCTTCGATCAGGAGCTGACGGGCGGCGTGCACAACATGTTCGCCACCAATGACTACCTCTTCGCGATCTCCGGCGGCGACAAGTATGTCATCATCGACGTCCGCGACATCACCAAGCCGAAGTATGTCAGCGAGTACAATCACCCCGACTCGCGCATCCACGACCTCTGGGTCTACAACGGCATCGCCTACTCGGCCGAATGGGGCACCGGGATCGTGGCGGTGGATGTCGGCAACGGCAAATACGGTGGGACGATCGAGCATCCCAAGCTCATCAACACCTATCCCACCACCAGCGGCGGGACCCACGAGGTCTACCCGTACTTCCAGCAGAAGACAGGGAAGCTCTACCTCTTCCTGGGCGATGAGATCATGTCACGGCAGGGGAAAGTCTGGGAAGGAACGAACTACGACCTGATGAAGAAGGGAGGCGTACCGCAGACCTCAGGCGGGTACACGCATATCATCGACTTCACCGACCCGATGCATCCGGTGAACATCGCCCAGTATCACCAGGAGGAATTCGGCACCCACGACATCATCGTCGAGGACGACGTGCTCTATCAGGCGTATTACGACGGCGGCATTCGCGTCGTGGACGTCTCCGGAGAACTGGTGGGCAACCTCGCGACCCAGGGCCGCGAGATTGCCGTGTTCAAGTCCTTCGATCCGGATGGCTACACGGCCAATGCGCCGTTCGTCATGAACGCCATGCCCTGGAAGGGGCACATCCTCTTCACCGACTTCAATTCCGGCCTCTGGTCGGTGAAGCTCGAACCGAAGAAGGGACTGGTCCCCTAG
- a CDS encoding uroporphyrinogen-III synthase, producing the protein MITALPTAFPGLASWFDGLPVIIRRQPLLEVDVASDLAGLDRALAEGSTFQAIICTSARAASVLLARWPQRGQVAPAIWTLGGVDSHALASIAPVVTPFPGDPFDPAVAAAMVAQIVGTGVRGRVLCLIGDPDLPDVSSRLADAGLLVSAVSVYRCGLVSDVEILATLERAELLVVANPLVVEALASHGEDAFLPGWVAVGRATADSCRQTRVPLIAVADDATTPRVAQALLSVLAARFGLQPRVRV; encoded by the coding sequence GTGATCACGGCACTTCCGACGGCGTTCCCCGGTTTGGCCTCGTGGTTCGACGGCCTGCCGGTGATCATCCGGAGGCAGCCCCTGCTTGAAGTCGATGTGGCGAGTGACCTCGCCGGTCTCGACCGGGCACTGGCAGAGGGCAGCACCTTTCAGGCGATCATCTGCACCTCCGCCCGGGCGGCCTCCGTACTGCTCGCGCGCTGGCCCCAACGAGGTCAGGTTGCGCCCGCGATCTGGACCCTCGGGGGTGTCGACTCGCACGCGCTCGCTTCTATCGCACCGGTCGTCACTCCATTTCCTGGCGACCCGTTCGACCCGGCCGTCGCGGCAGCGATGGTGGCGCAGATCGTCGGCACCGGTGTGCGCGGCCGGGTGTTGTGCCTCATCGGCGACCCGGATCTCCCCGACGTCTCCTCGCGGCTGGCCGATGCCGGATTGCTCGTGTCGGCCGTGTCGGTGTATCGGTGCGGCCTCGTGAGTGATGTGGAAATTCTCGCGACCCTTGAACGCGCCGAGCTGTTGGTCGTCGCGAATCCACTCGTCGTGGAGGCACTCGCGTCCCATGGGGAAGATGCCTTCCTGCCCGGCTGGGTCGCTGTGGGGCGTGCGACGGCGGACAGTTGCCGCCAGACCCGGGTGCCGCTCATTGCTGTGGCCGATGATGCCACGACGCCACGCGTCGCACAGGCGTTGCTCTCCGTGCTCGCCGCCCGGTTCGGACTGCAACCCCGTGTTCGGGTGTAA